In Bombus huntii isolate Logan2020A chromosome 11, iyBomHunt1.1, whole genome shotgun sequence, the sequence TTACACTGAACTATCTACTTTTAAAGAGATTTTAGAAACATTGTGGGCTGATGCAAGTTTGGTATgcgttcttttattttcaattttaataatatattataaaagtaaatattatACCTTCTACTTATcattatgtaatttaaaataatttgtattttgacAGGGTGAATTTCCTATGGTAACGCTTCCGCCAGAAGATAAACTTCATCGACGTTGCTCAGATGCCAGTAAAGAATTAGAGTTTGCATGGCGATATTTATTACCTTCAGTAATCGACTAAACGATAAGGTGTACCAGTAGACAATAGTTAACGCATCGTCATATTCAGTAATAGAAATTGGTGAAACATAAGTACTTGAACGAATCAACTCATATAATACAGATACTAAAGCATTCTGATAATATCGAATATGATgttataaacaaattattcaaaatcaATATCTCATGTTCTTCAACCAACGAGGAGTGGTGAATACAAAAAATCATACAAACATAAATTATAGATATTTAGTGATACGTAATATTGATGtgctaattcaataaaatggTGCAATATGTTTTCAATAGCGTAAACTACGATATTGATAATGGTACACAGGACTGTAATATAATGATGAGTGCGCAAAATTACTGTGTCAGTTACATGGATGTCTATATAATCACATTTATTATAAGAATTAATTTGCATTTGAAAGTGCACTATAGATACCAAAACAGATTTAAAAACATGTAATACTAATACAATGGCAGTAAGGCTTAGTGCAGCTTCTATAATGGAAGAATATTCTATAAATTGCTTTTAAAGTAAGCATATGACATATAATTAACATTCCTATTAATAATACTGataataattgttattataatatataacacagctttttttaaattttatttttgatatcttccctttatatatgtatgtatatgttttaCTGCTTTAAAATTGTTGTTTTGGTTAGAATTCTGATTACTATGTTTTAGATTGTAAaggtttaaaaattaattattggaTGTAATTTTCATGTTATTAGTGAGGTGCTTTATTTAGTAACTCCATATTTCTGGGAGATAAATATTGGGAAAAATTATAACGAAATagctttttttaaatatcagtAATACAGTTTAAAATGGGAGAAACAGCTTCGTATACCAAAGAGGTTTcttctaatattaaaattaatatattggtttttaattctttttataatgTGAACAACTTCTTTAGTTTACAATCATATATCTTTTCATTACCAAAAACTACGTGAACCGATGCAGGTTGTAAATCATTGtgaataaaattctaattctATGTGCATTGTTTCATGTAGTCACATACAATTGtgataaaatattgaattaaagAGACTTATTAATGTACGCAAttgtaatatgaaatttgCGTATGTTATATATGATACAAAATTGGAACATAATCAACACATGTTAGTTTCTAATGTGTCTAAAGGAAAAAGATGTTAAATTTTACATGCTTTGATCAAGCATGTTAAGCATTCTTAAATATTACAGCCATAGAATTTTTGCACAATGTCAACATCACCGTACATGATCTTCAAAGTtacaaacaaaaaataaatagaaataaaattgtaactAGTCACCAAAATAAAAGCAAAAACACGTCTtgttcttctttcttgtacaatgtaatgaaaaatttgaattttaattatatattggATAAGTATAGTAATATCTCGTATCTTTTACTTTGTTTTTATTGCAATAAATTCTTCTACATAATAACTTGTTTGTCGTTATCATTTCTCGAACTGAAGTCtagattatacatataaaataacatataatgataCTTGTGAGCAATTAGATGTGAaaagttttacaaatattcatAGTATTTAAGTATTGAAATACTTGTTGTAGAATTATActttgaatttaattttgtcacatttaatatcattttaattgAAAGTACTTTCATCAATATTGCAATCTATttcaaaagttaaaaatatcaCGTAGTGAGAAAATGCATTTAATCGCGTATAAAGTGTCCATCTGCATGTCTATGTTTCTTTGCCTTTTCTATATCTGCCAATGGATATTGTTCTTTCACAGCTTCCATATCAAGGTTGGGGAAAATTCGCATTAAAACAGTCACCTTATTTCTTTGAcgactaaaataaaatttttttacgtatattatattaaaaaaagtcTCATAAGTTTAAAggttattttgtaattatatagaaaaaatacACACTTTATTAATCTACGTTTTTCATTCCATAATTTCTCTCTATAAAGTCGCAAAAATTTTTGCACTGCATATCCaccaaaattaaatttatattttttgtgcCAAGCagaatttttatgttttgGTCTAGAATATTGACTCATTCGATAAAAGTAACGTAAACCTGTAAAACAGAATTTAAGTAGTCTGTTTACAGacaatttctatatattttatatatactttatatcatatagaataaatatataaaaacattttaccaagaggattatattttgttacaaCAGGTCGTTCTCCATTTGTTCCAGTTTCAAGCATATAGTATGCTTTATTTCTTTCACGAACTACTGACTCTAAGTTAGCCATGCTATCTTCAACTTTATCAATTCTTTCAGgatttggaaaatatttccattGTCGTTTATAGATTTCTTCCATTGTTAGAAGCATATTGCGttcttttaataatacaaacCTGGgcgttttaaatataattttcattatcatACAACATTGTTTTATTTCGTAACTTTTATGTGTTACCATAATTTATGAAGGTCTTCATTGCTTTTTAATCTTAGTTCATCTTTTTTCCAAGAACGCCCAACACGTATTTTATCCTTTTCCCAATTTTTTGGggtatcaaaaaattccatcAAATCATTACATTTAGGTGTAGTATGAATGAAAGAATATTGAAAAGTGGGCGCCCTAAGGAATTTAAATCATctatgtataattataaacaataaaattgtacaatttaaaggatatttgtatatttacatgctaaattaataagattatcagtaataatttttatgttacagacaaaaatataaactcAAAATAAGtactaaatattaaatataataataataattataaaatatatttttgtttgaaaAAGTATTTACAAGCAAGTATTTCTTATATTTGCAAAACtatttacatttatacatTATGTCCAATAGAAAAGAATTATTCAAGACATAACCTCTCGGTTTGTtcaatataatttactgtagaaaaattacatgtaaaataaattataaagacCTTTGAATAAACATCGAAGTCGTAACTGAATTTACATTTTGTGATAAAACTAAATTTGTAAACAGTTTTGTCACATTATTTACACCTTTTGAAATCTGTATAACTTTCGTGAAGGCTGCCATCTTATTGATAAAATACTAAGTAGCTATTATTACTAGAATACTACTTAGTTATTACCAGAGAGGAACTAAGAGTGATCCTGCTTATGGATCTGGTTCTTCCCTGACTAGTGCTGCAGCACGCGACCAAGCGCTGAGGTCAATAAAACGTAGCATATACAAGAACTTATAAAATTAGGGATCTGCCTTGTTTGGTTGTAATTTAGTATATACAAGAACCTATGTATTTAAACTTGAAGTTAGGGATCTGCCCTATTTGGTTACACACTAGTATAGACAAGAACTTATTAAGTTCCACGCTACAAGAACCTTTAATTGTAAGATTTTAAGACTTTAGTTGACTTCAGCACTTGATCGCATGGTGCAGCACCTGTACTGTGAAGCAACTAGCACTACGAGCGCGAGTACTCTTGTTTCCTCCTTGTTTGAatttaatatgtaaatgaaaaaaataatacaacaagtaatgaaaaatttaaaaagaaatgcttatagatgaaattttacatataCACGCACAAAATATTTCACAGTATTAATTCTCTGgtattaataaaaagatatgtaaaattaaaacatatttattgtaataattataatatttattatcacaAACTATCAGTTAGATcatatacatacaataatgtgagaaaaattaatcgtgaTTTTCGTAagctaattttataatatagagatattatttaaaaaaaaatcacctactttttaaattaacatACTTTCTAACACTTTCTTTGTTGTTAAAAAGtagaaatttgcataaacgttAATCTTCGACAAGAAGAAAATACTTAATAATATTCCATTGCCAATAAATGTATCAAAAAGTTGATTAAGGGCACCtttcgatattaattatacttacaatcatataaaaattatattgctTTAATATGCTACTATATACACTGATGATCTAATATTACCgatatatatgaatttttcattgttGCTTTTTTCCATGTATTATTACTAATCGTAAGTTAAGGTGCTCATGTGTTTAAAAAtcttttcatataaaatatatttatatattttgtatatatataaaaatatatatgtacacatcTGAACATAcgatatgtacatatatatacgcgtatttaaaatttaaagggTGAAACTACAGTTTAcggatatttaatttattccattcagtatattttatattcctAGGAATTGAATATTCTGGAATGTACtaaggaaaaacgaagaagacgagcataaaatgaaattatacaatttGTTGCGTCATAAAATTCTCTAAATATTGCTGAaagtttgtttaaaaatttaattcccATATACCATCCGAACTGTAGTTTCTAGAGGCTAGATCGGAACTTGATCATTCAactgatttttattaaaatattgctcTTCACGTCGCAaagattatacatatatatataaatatatatttataaatatatatatttgtattataatatataatttataaatatatagatacatacttatatttataaacaattacTGAAGTTtatataacgataaaaaacgaattctctcttttctctctctcttaaaCAATAACAAAGTATACGACATGATACTAAAATCACATAAACGCTCAATATCCAGGGGGAAGGATTTCTTGCCCGTCTTTCGATAATACGGTTACTTCGACTACGAAAATGTAACAAATGTTTCCGTGTAGTCATCATTCACAATAACAGTGTCCGTTTGTCTCTCACTGTTAATTATTTGTTCTAGAAACGTTTCATCTTTCGAATATTGTGATGGAGCGTGACTTTCTTCGAAAGAAAACATTAGAGAAATTAGACGTTATAAAAGGTCGATTCAATATTTTCACGGGCAACAGTAAGTATAAACTTGTTTTTATGTGTTTTTATAACATTAACATTActgtacaaaatttaaaatctCAATAAACTTTCGTTATTCCGCTCGCTGATACAGTGAAGGTCACTTTCAAAAGTTTCCTCTATACCTTTGTCACTAGTAGCTTAATTGCCATTTCTTCGGAAATTAGCGtcgtaaatttaataatagataattttgCAATActtgtttataataatttgaaatacttgttcttttcccttttccaacacaattatatttgtttcagTATAAATACAGGATGAGTCGGAAATCGTACTACAATCGGATATGGGGTGATTCTACATGAAAAAATCTGATACACGCGcattatacattttaaaatttatttttctcgaaaaaGCAAAGCATCTCATGAAAATAtgttattctacattttttacttatttttatatatagttTACATTCTTGTGGATTATTTacttttgttttaattaatttattatatgcCTAATTTTCTCGTAAACAAAGTCTCGgatgaaaaaatgttatatcaaATTGTTCTCTTATTTTTTCATGTAGAATTACCGCTTGCCTGGTTGTACTACGATTTCCGATCCCTTGTATATCGGTAATAATCGGACATGTTATTTTACGTTAATATCAACAAATAAGTATCATATATTGACATATGGCAATTAATAAAGCGACACGTGCGTAATTGCAGGCTAACGATTCTGTACATAAACTTGCAGACTTAATACGGTGTATATTTAATAGGAAGTTTGGTCCGATAGTTCTGTACTAATTGCTGATTGCGTTTCGATTACATATTTCTACATGTGAATCGTTGCTGCTGTATAACGTGCTTCTCCTCTTCGCCAACTCCATTGGCTTGGTCGATACTGTACAAAGAAgatcaaaaatatttctttaaaacatttctctctttttttttaccataacaaatattattaatccTTACCCTAATTAACATTTGTCCGGACGTACTATGAGGATTGCGGTAAGCATATGCAGCCCACGCGGCTAAACCTACGACTAAACCAATTACAAGGAGAATTCCAATAATTCCTGAAACTCCCATGTTCATATTGTCCCGAGCTAAAgatattaaaagtaaaatatcatTATGATTGAACGAACGATTGCAAAAGTGTACGTTAATGGCAGAAATAAAGATCTTACAACGCTCTAGAGGACTCGATCCAGGTTTCTCTTGCTTCGCATTCATTTCACTAACGGTAACAGTCTCTCCCGAATGCATGCGTAAAATGTGATTATATTCGTCGAGGTGTTCCTTGCATGTCGTAGTTGGTAACGGGCAATTGTCAATTGCTTTTATCATTCGAACATCGCAACCTCTCAACAGCCAATCTTGTCGCGATCTAGATGTTCCGGTGCTGCATTGATTCAGTTCTGAACACCATTTGCAGTCGAAGCCTTTTAGTTTTGTCAAACAGTCTCTGCAATTATCCATTTCTAAACAGGTAGGCAGTGCATGTAGATAAATCACTGTCCAATTCTTAATGTCCTGCTGATTAAAGTTCACGCGATGATATTCGTAAATCGTTTTTCTGCGAACAACTgtgaggaaagaagaaaaatagtcGATTCGATCATTGCTTGTTACGATGAAATTTTCTCTCAGAATGACTTCAATACGAGATAACACCAAATACTTACAGAACACTATTCTATCCATGATATAAGCATCGCTTAATCCAACTTTAACAGGATGCGCCGTATCTTTGATATGCTCTACCATCAGAGGGATCACCGAGTATACAAACACGATGTCACCGTTTTGATGCAAAGTCACTTGAAACGTGAATGCCCCTGTCTCAGGTTTGTCTTGCAATACCACCTTCTCCCATA encodes:
- the LOC126871140 gene encoding 39S ribosomal protein L47, mitochondrial isoform X2 — encoded protein: MAPTFQYSFIHTTPKCNDLMEFFDTPKNWEKDKIRVGRSWKKDELRLKSNEDLHKLWFVLLKERNMLLTMEEIYKRQWKYFPNPERIDKVEDSMANLESVVRERNKAYYMLETGTNGERPVVTKYNPLGLRYFYRMSQYSRPKHKNSAWHKKYKFNFGGYAVQKFLRLYREKLWNEKRRLINRQRNKVTVLMRIFPNLDMEAVKEQYPLADIEKAKKHRHADGHFIRD
- the LOC126871140 gene encoding 39S ribosomal protein L47, mitochondrial isoform X1, producing the protein MAAFTKVIQISKGVNNVTKLFTNLVLSQNVNSVTTSMFIQRAPTFQYSFIHTTPKCNDLMEFFDTPKNWEKDKIRVGRSWKKDELRLKSNEDLHKLWFVLLKERNMLLTMEEIYKRQWKYFPNPERIDKVEDSMANLESVVRERNKAYYMLETGTNGERPVVTKYNPLGLRYFYRMSQYSRPKHKNSAWHKKYKFNFGGYAVQKFLRLYREKLWNEKRRLINRQRNKVTVLMRIFPNLDMEAVKEQYPLADIEKAKKHRHADGHFIRD